A segment of the Triticum urartu cultivar G1812 chromosome 1, Tu2.1, whole genome shotgun sequence genome:
catgtctatggttaggaaacataaccatctttgattaatgagctagtcaagtagaggcatactagggacaatatgttttgtctatgtattcacatatttactaagtttccagttaatacaattctagcatgaataataaaaatttatcatgaaataaggaaataaataataactttattattgcctctagggcatatttccttcagcctcccacttgcactagtgtcaataatctagattacatagtatgattctaacacccatggagctttggtgttgatcatgttttgctcgtggaagaggcttagtcaacgggtctgcaacattcagatccgtatgtatcttgcaaatctctatgtatccctCCGACACTTGATGaaagatggaattgaagcgtctcttgatgtgcttggttctcttgtgaaatctggattccttttgacgggtccattttgaacttcttcaaaactttatcaaggtatgtgctttgtgaaagtccaattaagcatattgatctatctctatagatcttgatgcccaatatgtaagcagcttcaccgaggtctttcatggAAAAACTCTTATTCGGGTATCgctttatgctatccaaaaattctatattatttctaatcaacaatgtgtcatccacatataatattagaaatgctacagagctcccactcactttcttgtgaatacaggcttctccaaaagtctgtataaaaccatatgctttgatcacactatcaaagcgtttattccaactccgagaggcttgcaccagtccataaatggatcgctggagcttctCCTTCTCCGACCGACTCTACAACTTCACCAGCATGGAGAAGCCCGGCGACATCGACCCCACGCTGGAGCCGCAGTACATGATGCGGCTCAAGAGCAAGTGTGCCAGCCTAAATGAAAACACCACCCTTGTGGACATGGACCCTGGCAGCTTTAAGACCTTCGACACCGACTACTTCAAGTTAGTGAGCAAGAGGAGGGGCCTATTCCACTCCGACAACGCCCTCCTCACCGACCCCTTCACCCGCGCCTACGTCCAGCACCATGCTACCGGCGCCTTTAAGGACGAGTTCTTCGCCAACTTCGCCGCCTCGATGATCAAGATGGACAACGCTAACCCGCTCACCGGAAGCCAAGGTGAGATCAGGAAGAAGTGCAGCATGGTCAACCATTAAACCACCGACGAAGTACAAGGCTGTTTTGATTTGTGACAATCTTTTCTCCATGTAAATTACTGTAAGATTGTTATAGCTCCTTTCTCTCCCAAATATTTTTCTTTCATTGATTTATTGTTTCATTACAACCATGTTAGTTCCTTGTACACACGACGAACACTTTGGTATTGCCACCTCCGACGTGTCGTCCATTGTCATCTGGAGATTATTCATGTCACTTTTACTAGCTTTGTCTAAGTTTGTCTTTGTTTTATTTTAGATTGTTACATAAtgttttgttgtgttttttgttttaccttagagaatatcATAATGTTTCACATGTACAAGTAAAAAAGAAGAGTTATTGTTAGAttatctttatttatttatttggggTAGGATGGATAGCAACCATCAAATTTTGTGGCATTGACTGTTGCCACTGACGTGCATTTGGTCTCTTCTTGTTAGAAAGTGTATCTTTATGTTTAGTTGTGTATCTGTGAAAACCAAGTGCACAAGCACGAAGAACGATAGATccaatgtactccctccgtctaggtgtataggTCATCTAAGGTTGTGCATCGCGACCAAGGCGGAGGAAAAAACGAGATAACTTagtgtttatttgctaattaatagcattacATACAATGGACTGACCACTgtatgtcatgtttggtagtctcaagcaACTGAAAGCATACATGTCTTACATTTTTTATTAGTTGATTCTTTTATTTATGTCAAGAAATAAGAAACGATGTGGAAGTTAATGCACCATGCCTTAAgaatttttttcagaattttttgaataGTTTTACTATTTTTTTGATTTCACTGTTCATTATGGTGCATTTGAGCTCATGTGTAGATACTTCGCGTCCGCTTTTCAAGGCGTTTATAGACCTAAGAATATGAGGCCTCCTTAATTTTTCCTCCTCCacaacactactagggaaaaccctagtagtagcgcttgaaatatgcatagcagtagcgctgggtccagcgctactgctaccgCGCTACAGCTaagttgtagcagtagcgctggtatGGGCA
Coding sequences within it:
- the LOC125533001 gene encoding peroxidase 1-like, translating into MDRWSFSFSDRLYNFTSMEKPGDIDPTLEPQYMMRLKSKCASLNENTTLVDMDPGSFKTFDTDYFKLVSKRRGLFHSDNALLTDPFTRAYVQHHATGAFKDEFFANFAASMIKMDNANPLTGSQGEIRKKCSMVNH